Genomic window (Maylandia zebra isolate NMK-2024a linkage group LG11, Mzebra_GT3a, whole genome shotgun sequence):
GTGTTGCAGTTTTTACCCCTCAGCCGTGAGAGGTTGAGGGGGTATTGTCATCACCCCGTCCTGTGGGCAGAGTGGATGCCCAAGTGGAGAATGAGGTGACGTACGATACCTTAGGTGAATCTAGTAAAAACGAGTTTAAATCTCAATGACCTCGAGGTCAAAGATTAACTTTCCTGTAGCctagaattttaaaaatgtataccATAGGTACATCTGCTAGTAGGCTGAGGGGTATCAGTGAGAGCTGCCTGTACATTTTTCATAATACTGTAGCTTCATATTTAACATGTAGACATAAAAATAGCACTAATCGTTTTAATTCTGCTGAATAAGAAAGAAGTTCTGTtgcaagaagagaaaaaaaaaaaaaaaggttggatTGTTGCTTTAACGTCATACACAAGGACAGAATAATCAGGTTTCATTTACAGCATGTAAACAACATGTGATGCTTTCAGTCTGTAGCTGTTGGATCACTTTGTGACAACATCGAGGTGGACCACAAGACAGGTGACGTATGGCTGGGTTGTCACCCAAATGCCATGAAGTTGTCAAGCTATGATCCTGAAGATCCACCTGGCTCTGAGGttagtttgtttaaaaataaaataaaaacattgcaGCTAGATTTTTACCTATTCATTTTATGAATGTGTCCTTCAGGTGCTCCGGATCAAGAATATTCACTCAAAGCAGCCAGTGGTGAGCATGGAGTACGCGGATGATGGCCATGTCCTTATGGGCTCCAGTGTAGCAGCTCCTTATGAGGGAAAGTTGCTTATTGGCTCTGTTTTCCACAAAGCCTTATACTGTCTTCTAAAATAATGCCGTTGATCACTGTTGCTTAATGAATACAAATGTTGTAAagggatggaaaaaaaaaaaaaaaattaaacatgttttttgccATTTATAAAAAAATAGTGACCTTGTAAGACAGGAAACCATTCGACTGTCAGCTTTTGTTCCTGTAGATGCCATATGCAGTGTCATTTCCACATTTTGTTCTCTCGGTACATTAAAGCAGCATACGCCTTTGGACAATTCTTTTACCCTTTCTCATCGTTTTCCAACAGCAATTCTTCTTCAGCCACCTTGGAAATCCTAAACCTAGTCTCCCCCCCATCAGGATGCTCTACAGTTTCCTCTTCTATTTTGGCAGGTCCACTGAGGGCAATATCACAATCTTCTGAATCAGCAGCACAGCTGTCCTTTTGTTCCTCGTCAGTTTCCACACGCACTTCAGGGTCCCCCATGCTTTCTTGCAATAACGGGAGCATCTCGTCTTTTGTGTCATTGTCCCCCTCGGCCTTTGCATTGAGGAATACTTCGCTGATACTGATCATACGTCTGCGCCTTGGAGAGTGCTCCAAGTTGTGGATAGAGGTGCCGTGGAGGTCACTGCAGCTCTTTGAGCGATTCATTTTGTCTGCTGGCGCTGGTTTGTGTCTTCTCATTCCAATCTCTTTTATGACAGTATTGTAGTCTTCCTCCTTTTCAGATAAGAAGCCAAAGATGTCAACAACGTTGGGCTTTACATTTCCATGTGGCTTGTCCTCTAAAGACACTAGCTCCTCATGATAGAAGTTTCTGTGCCTgcgtttttgccattttttcttTAGTACTTTGGAAGCGTCAACTACCATGTGGACATTCCAGCTGAAGAACAGGGACAGCCAAGCTAGGCCCATgcaaatccataattctttaCCTACTATGTAGAGGCGGGGGTAGTTTATGTCTGGATTTACGCCTAAAATGAGTTATGGGCTAAAATTACTTGGATATCCTCAATTCAGAAATTCAAATTGTGCCAAATGTAAAAACCTACCTGCCACATAATCTCCAAAGCCAACTGTTGTGAGTGTGATGAAAGAGAAGTAGAAACCTTCTAAGTAGGTCCATTGTTCCATGGACATGAAAACAAACGGCGGAATCACCAGATGCACCAACAGCCCCCATAGAAGGAACAAGGCTATACAGGTATACTGGACTTTTTTCTgacaaaacagaggaaaaaaaaaaaaattatttgacaCTGAAACTTCATAATTTCAGATAAACACTAATTGTTAGTCAGACCTTACCACTGATATGCCTTTGTCTATCATCACCCCAGACAGACGCTTGGCCCGGTCTCCAAAGAATGAACCCAGCTCACTTATCCATACCAGACACAGAGGGATCCCACACAGACCATAAAGGATGCAGAAAATACGTCCACCTTTTGTCCTGGGGGCAATATTACCATAACCTGTAGATACAGTGAGAAAATATTCAATCACACCAGTCCATGATGTGATAAGTATTTTAGGAagattttcctcttctgtttGTTCTATCAGGGTCACGGGGAGGGCTGAAGCCCATCCCAGCTAccacagggcgagaggcagggtacacccaggacacactgccagtctgttgcagggctaacacagaaaaacaaccataaacccaacaatcatgcaACCctcatgagcaagcacttggcaacagcggAAAGGAAacactcccttttaacaggaagagccttcagcagaaccaggttcagggaggagcagccaactgctgtgaccggttgggggtgaagggaggaaaacaggacaaaagaaACACTTTGGAAGAAAAGCACAGATCAATAAAAGCTAATGATTAAATCCAgggtggtgtataaacacacagtgagttaaaagaaaagtgaatgaagaaaaaaataccctCAGTGTATCATGGGATGCCCCAAGCAGCCAAGCCCTGTTGCTGCATAGCTAAGGGAGTATTcatggtcacctgatccagccttaTGATaagcttaaaagaaaaaaaaaactttcctttttgataaagtgtAATCTAAGTGTAGGAAAAGTAGGgagggtgtctgtctctctgctgcTTTATATATGGAAAACAAAGTCCTAGAAGACTCTTGAACTAAAAAACAATGAGGATTAGGATTTACCGTCTCAGTTATGCTCTGGTTTCTCTTTATAACGTTCTTTATTGGACATTTTGCAGGAAAACTCCAGTGCACAAACATTTCAGATCCAAATCACGATAATTTCCCAACTTTTGAGACAAAGCATTTCCTGTTCTGAAACAGTCACAGCATCAGAGTACCCATAGCTTCATCCCTGTAGTAACTGTTGTGAAGCTTATAATGTGTCTTATAAACAAACAATCACAATTAGGCCCAGAGAAATGCAGCTTTTAGTGAAGAGGCATCGTGTTACATGAATATTATCCCAGCCTATCCAGCTTCGAAtatgagaggcggggtacaccctggacacatCGCCTGCCTGTGGCAGGGCCAGACATGTTGTTAAAGCAAGTCGATTGGGCGTTCCTGAGTCAACCCTATTGCCAAAGAAATGGCAGcaaccagaagaagaagaagaagaagtggatGCTATTACAACATGAACATGAAGTGTGTCAACTTCTGAGTCTTTCATACCTATAGTGGTGACAATGGAGGCAGCGAAGATGGCAGAACTCCCCCAGTCCCACGGACTGCGATCCTTGTCCCCGGAGATCGCCACGCCTTGCCCGGCAGCCTCTGATACTACCTTTAGAAAGTTAACACAATCAATCAGTcccagaaaaaaacataaatctaATACTTCTGCTACtactttacttatttatttgtaacCGAATAACTGGAAATATTTACAACTCCTCAAAGTCTTAACTAAAGGCTCAGGCTACCGACGGGCACGCGTTGTGCcagcctttgtgtttttgttctgtccTTGATGTTGCATGGCTGCTCCACACCCAGCGCACacatcagtgttttgtttgaagTTTCACAACTTTTCTGTGCTGTTAAATAAGAGGATTTTCACTTCCCCCGCTCCCTCTGAGAATGTTTAGCTTGATAGTTACTCTTTACACGTTTGCATTTCTGTTCAAAATCACGTAAAACCGGTTTGATACATCCGGACATGTGGAGGCAATGacattttcctttcctttctaaTGTCCACGCTGGAATGTAAGATAAGCAATACAGTATGTAACGAAATGAAGCCTCTGTAAACAAAAGCTCGACTTGTTACCTTTACATAGAGATGGGTTCATCATACCTTCAGTATCTCAGTCAGATTCTCTTTAGTCAAGTTAAATTTCTTCAGAAtgtcttccttttctttaaCATAGAGGTCTCTGGCTGATTTCCAGTTTCCTTCTTCAAAAATTTGGAATATCGCGCCTCCAATCGACAGATAAAAAATTATACACGAAGTTAAAAGCGGACCTTTATCAGCCATATTAAAGTCATAACTTCAGTCCGAGCACGCTGACTAAGTCACATTCCCGCAGAGGGCTGTCCTAATCCTACCTGGCCTCTTCCTGGTTAACATAATGGGTTCACAGCTGGGATGGAATTAAActcagaacaaataaaaaacaaaacatatacatgtaaaaatatatgtatgtgtctTCTAATTAGATCAAGTATAGAaagtcttaaaaaaacaaaacaaaacaacaacttaaaaaacccaaaattgGTCATAATCagttaataagataagataag
Coding sequences:
- the LOC101475399 gene encoding potassium channel subfamily K member 5 — translated: MADKGPLLTSCIIFYLSIGGAIFQIFEEGNWKSARDLYVKEKEDILKKFNLTKENLTEILKVVSEAAGQGVAISGDKDRSPWDWGSSAIFAASIVTTIGYGNIAPRTKGGRIFCILYGLCGIPLCLVWISELGSFFGDRAKRLSGVMIDKGISVKKVQYTCIALFLLWGLLVHLVIPPFVFMSMEQWTYLEGFYFSFITLTTVGFGDYVAGVNPDINYPRLYIVGKELWICMGLAWLSLFFSWNVHMVVDASKVLKKKWQKRRHRNFYHEELVSLEDKPHGNVKPNVVDIFGFLSEKEEDYNTVIKEIGMRRHKPAPADKMNRSKSCSDLHGTSIHNLEHSPRRRRMISISEVFLNAKAEGDNDTKDEMLPLLQESMGDPEVRVETDEEQKDSCAADSEDCDIALSGPAKIEEETVEHPDGGETRFRISKVAEEELLLENDEKG